The following proteins come from a genomic window of Nocardioides albertanoniae:
- a CDS encoding carbohydrate kinase family protein yields the protein MTGLDGNGVDDVLVVGEALVDVVTTADGETQEHPGGSGANVAVALGRLGRPVRYVASFADDARGQALAAHLDDSGVRMACDPHVLARTSTAQATIGSDGSATYVFDLEWRLGEIAVGAPRFVHIGSLAPVLSPGAESVFALLDGLPEQTRVLYDINMRPSLTGTGADVVASIERAVTYADVVKASDEDLDTLYPGVDLDEAAARLLGFGAGAVAVTRGGEGASWFTAEGRVDVGAEPVTVVDTIGAGDTFSAGLVDALWDDFGRDPAEVLAHGVKAAAITVSRAGANPPTRAELP from the coding sequence GTGACTGGTCTCGATGGCAATGGTGTCGATGATGTCCTGGTGGTCGGTGAGGCGCTGGTGGACGTGGTCACCACCGCTGATGGGGAGACCCAGGAGCACCCCGGTGGGAGCGGCGCCAACGTCGCTGTGGCACTGGGGCGACTGGGTCGCCCGGTGCGGTATGTCGCCTCCTTCGCCGACGACGCCCGGGGGCAGGCGCTCGCCGCGCACCTCGACGACTCCGGGGTGCGGATGGCCTGCGACCCGCACGTGCTGGCCCGCACCTCCACGGCGCAGGCCACGATCGGGTCCGACGGCTCGGCGACCTACGTCTTCGACCTCGAGTGGCGCCTGGGCGAGATCGCGGTGGGCGCTCCTCGGTTCGTGCACATCGGGTCGCTCGCGCCGGTGCTCTCGCCCGGAGCCGAGAGCGTCTTCGCGCTCCTCGACGGGCTCCCCGAGCAGACCCGCGTGCTCTACGACATCAACATGCGGCCCTCGCTGACCGGCACCGGTGCCGACGTCGTGGCCAGCATCGAGCGGGCCGTGACCTACGCCGACGTGGTCAAGGCGAGCGACGAGGATCTCGACACGCTCTACCCGGGAGTCGACCTCGACGAGGCCGCGGCGCGGCTGCTCGGCTTCGGTGCCGGCGCGGTCGCGGTGACCCGCGGCGGCGAGGGAGCCAGCTGGTTCACCGCCGAGGGCCGCGTCGACGTCGGTGCCGAGCCGGTGACCGTCGTGGACACCATCGGCGCCGGCGACACGTTCTCGGCAGGCCTGGTCGACGCGTTGTGGGACGACTTCGGTCGTGACCCCGCCGAGGTGCTCGCCCACGGCGTCAAGGCCGCGGCGATCACCGTCTCGCGGGCGGGCGCCAACCCGCCGACCCGCGCCGAGCTGCCCTAG